From a region of the Hypanus sabinus isolate sHypSab1 chromosome 2, sHypSab1.hap1, whole genome shotgun sequence genome:
- the grem1a gene encoding gremlin-1a, with protein MNRTLCVLCIFLLLWCFLLCTSEGAGKKRNRSSQGAIPSPDKGQPNTSEQAGNRSNVDEVLESSHEALHVTERKYLKRDWCKTQPLKQTIHEEGCNSRTIINRFCYGQCNSFYIPRHVHKEEGSFQSCSFCKPKRFTTMTVTLNCPDLQPPIKKKRIQRVKQCRCISIDLN; from the coding sequence ATGAACCGAACCCTGTGTGTGCTCTGCATTTTTCTGTTACTGTGGTGTTTTCTGCTATGTACCAGCGAGGGAGCTGGGAAGAAGAGAAATCGTAGCTCCCAAGGAGCAATTCCCTCACCAGACAAAGGCCAGCCAAACACCTCGGAGCAGGCGGGAAACCGGAGCAATGTGGATGAAGTCTTGGAGTCGAGTCATGAGGCACTTCATGTCACTGAGAGGAAGTACCTGAAGCGGGACTGGTGCAAAACACAGCCCCTCAAGCAAACCATCCATGAGGAAGGCTGTAACAGCCGTACCATCATCAACCGGTTCTGCTATGGCCAGTGCAATTCTTTTTACATACCGAGGCATGTCCACAAGGAAGAAGGCTCTTTTCAGTCCTGCTCCTTCTGTAAGCCTAAAAGATTCACCACCATGACAGTCACCCTAAATTGCCCTGACCTGCAGCCTCCAATTAAGAAGAAAAGAATCCAGAGAGTTAAACAGTGTCGCTGTATTTCCATCGATCTCAACTAA